From one Rhizobium lentis genomic stretch:
- a CDS encoding TetR family transcriptional regulator C-terminal domain-containing protein translates to MAIPRAAKTLRRTRIQEEKEEQILEAALDVFSARGFRGSTIDQIAEVAGMSKPNLLYYFRTKEAMHRALIDRVLYTWLEPLRAFDAEGNPEEEIRSYIRRKLEMARDFPRESRLFANEVLQGAPHIEDELKGPLKQLVDEKAEVIRAWTKSGKIAKCDPYHLIFAIWSTTQHYADFDVQVRAVLGQEHAGEGRFEDAARFLEQLFIGGLRPNLPIT, encoded by the coding sequence ATGGCTATTCCGAGAGCAGCGAAGACCTTGAGACGGACCCGAATCCAGGAGGAGAAGGAAGAGCAGATTCTCGAAGCCGCGCTCGACGTTTTCTCGGCCCGTGGATTTCGCGGCTCGACGATCGACCAGATCGCCGAAGTGGCCGGCATGTCGAAACCCAATTTGCTCTATTATTTTCGCACCAAGGAAGCCATGCACCGGGCGCTGATCGACCGGGTGCTCTACACCTGGCTGGAGCCGTTGCGCGCCTTCGATGCCGAAGGCAATCCGGAGGAGGAAATCCGCAGCTACATCAGACGCAAGCTGGAGATGGCGCGCGATTTTCCGCGCGAGAGCCGGCTTTTCGCCAACGAGGTGCTGCAGGGCGCGCCGCATATCGAGGACGAGCTGAAGGGCCCGCTGAAGCAACTCGTCGACGAGAAGGCGGAGGTCATCCGCGCCTGGACGAAATCGGGCAAGATCGCCAAATGCGATCCCTATCACTTGATCTTCGCGATCTGGTCGACGACGCAGCACTATGCCGATTTCGACGTCCAGGTGCGCGCCGTGTTGGGGCAGGAGCATGCCGGGGAAGGACGCTTCGAGGATGCGGCGCGGTTTCTCGAACAGCTCTTTATCGGCGGATTGCGGCCAAATCTTCCGATAACCTGA
- a CDS encoding HWE histidine kinase domain-containing protein produces the protein MSGTPEPVDLTNCDREPIHQLGAIQPFGFLLTISLDWMVTRASANLAEFIGVSQADALGRPISSLITPEALHTIRNKLTTLRGPDVVERIFDIALLPDQSRFDLAVHVNENQVILEGERCQQEKRNAPSLSMRSMMSRLDQTETLEAFFREGARQARALTGFDRVMVYRFDEGGSGEVVAEAARSGIGSFLGLHYPASDIPIQARALYLRNLFRIIADIEAVPVPVLPQLDEQGQPLDLSMSVLRSVSPIHIEYLKNMGVGASLSISIVVDGKLWGLFACHHYGPRLPSAQSRSTAELFGQMFASRLESRERRLALDYETKARRIADRLLTSVADNASLLDDPAWLIEALADAIPADGIGVWINGRLALAGIGPDERGFSALIRHLNRNAGGRIYAVDRLGETYPDLEIDDVVAGMLAIPISRSPRDYVVLFRQELVRTVRWGGDPHKPLEYGPNGPRLTPRKSFEAWSELVRGRSLPFTEAERRVAETIRLTLIEVVLRLTDEASMARQMANERQELLIAELNHRVRNILSLITGIIRQSQTTSVGLGDYVRQLEGRIQSLSRAHDQITRDHWAPASLRQLLSAETAAYLGKNAQRFRMRGEDVLLEPQAFSTAALVFHELMTNSAKYGSLSIAGSGTIELSWERDNEGNLRIDWREKDGPPVIEPNRHGFGSTIIRRSIPYDLGGKAEVRYIKEGLEADFLIPARYVNAVDPSLLQNATTAGVAPSKTAPADDQEPLSGLKILLVENNLIIAMDGEDILRRLGADVSTAPSVAEAMEILAGQSFDFALLDVNLGDETSFGIADRLAAAGVPFVFATGYGEGIAQANSHSGAPVLQKPYTTEGITDLLARVELPKRK, from the coding sequence ATGAGCGGCACACCCGAACCCGTCGATCTCACCAACTGCGACCGTGAGCCGATCCACCAGCTCGGCGCCATCCAACCCTTTGGCTTCCTGCTGACGATATCGCTCGACTGGATGGTCACGCGGGCCTCCGCCAATCTTGCGGAGTTTATAGGCGTGTCCCAGGCCGATGCGCTCGGCCGTCCGATTTCCTCGCTGATCACGCCGGAGGCGCTGCACACGATCCGCAACAAGCTGACCACGCTGCGCGGTCCCGATGTCGTCGAGCGCATTTTCGACATTGCCCTGCTGCCCGATCAGTCGCGTTTCGACCTTGCCGTTCACGTCAACGAAAATCAGGTCATCCTCGAAGGCGAACGCTGCCAGCAAGAAAAGCGCAACGCTCCGTCGCTTTCCATGCGCAGCATGATGTCCCGCCTCGACCAGACGGAAACGCTGGAGGCTTTTTTCCGCGAGGGCGCGAGGCAGGCACGCGCGCTCACCGGCTTCGACCGGGTGATGGTCTATCGTTTCGATGAAGGGGGTTCCGGCGAGGTCGTGGCGGAGGCCGCCCGCAGCGGCATCGGCTCGTTCCTCGGGCTGCACTATCCGGCCTCCGACATTCCAATTCAGGCGCGCGCGCTTTATCTGCGCAACCTATTCCGCATCATCGCCGATATCGAGGCGGTGCCTGTGCCGGTTCTCCCGCAGCTCGACGAACAGGGCCAGCCGCTCGATCTCTCCATGTCGGTGCTGCGTTCGGTCTCGCCGATCCATATCGAATATCTGAAAAACATGGGCGTCGGCGCGTCGCTTTCCATATCGATCGTCGTGGACGGCAAGCTCTGGGGCCTGTTTGCCTGCCATCATTACGGCCCGCGCCTGCCATCGGCGCAAAGCCGCTCGACTGCCGAACTCTTCGGCCAGATGTTCGCGTCGCGTCTTGAAAGCCGTGAACGGCGGCTGGCGCTCGACTACGAGACCAAGGCGCGTCGCATCGCCGATCGTCTTCTCACCTCCGTCGCCGATAATGCCAGCCTGCTCGACGATCCGGCCTGGTTGATCGAGGCGCTCGCCGACGCCATTCCTGCCGACGGCATCGGCGTCTGGATCAATGGGCGCCTCGCGCTTGCAGGCATCGGGCCGGATGAGCGAGGCTTTTCCGCTCTCATCCGCCATCTCAACCGCAACGCCGGCGGGCGCATCTATGCCGTCGACAGGCTTGGCGAAACCTATCCGGATCTTGAAATCGACGATGTGGTGGCAGGCATGCTTGCCATCCCGATCTCGCGTTCGCCGCGCGATTACGTCGTGCTTTTCCGTCAGGAACTGGTGCGCACCGTCCGCTGGGGCGGCGATCCGCACAAGCCGTTGGAATATGGCCCCAACGGCCCGCGGCTGACGCCGCGCAAGAGCTTCGAAGCCTGGTCGGAACTGGTGCGCGGCCGCTCGCTGCCCTTTACGGAAGCCGAGCGCCGGGTCGCCGAAACGATCCGCCTCACGCTGATCGAAGTGGTGCTGCGCCTGACCGACGAGGCCAGCATGGCGCGCCAGATGGCGAACGAGCGGCAGGAACTGCTGATCGCCGAACTCAACCACCGCGTCCGCAACATATTGAGCCTCATTACCGGAATCATCCGGCAGTCGCAGACGACGTCGGTCGGCCTCGGTGACTATGTCCGTCAACTCGAGGGCCGCATTCAGTCGCTCTCCCGTGCCCATGACCAGATCACCAGGGATCACTGGGCGCCCGCTTCGCTGCGGCAATTGTTATCGGCCGAAACCGCGGCCTATCTTGGAAAAAACGCGCAACGCTTCCGGATGAGGGGCGAAGACGTGCTGCTGGAGCCGCAGGCCTTTTCCACCGCCGCCCTGGTTTTCCATGAGCTGATGACCAACAGCGCCAAATACGGCAGCCTCTCCATCGCCGGCAGCGGCACGATCGAACTCAGCTGGGAGCGCGACAATGAAGGCAATCTGCGCATCGATTGGCGCGAAAAGGACGGCCCGCCCGTCATCGAGCCGAACCGCCACGGGTTCGGTTCGACGATCATCCGGCGCTCCATTCCCTACGACCTCGGCGGCAAGGCCGAAGTCCGCTACATCAAGGAGGGGCTGGAGGCGGATTTCCTGATTCCGGCTCGCTACGTGAACGCCGTCGACCCCAGCCTGTTGCAGAACGCGACGACTGCCGGCGTTGCGCCAAGCAAAACCGCGCCCGCCGATGATCAGGAGCCGCTATCAGGTCTGAAGATCCTGCTGGTGGAAAACAACCTGATCATCGCCATGGATGGAGAGGACATCCTGCGCCGCCTGGGTGCCGACGTGAGCACGGCGCCGAGCGTCGCCGAGGCGATGGAGATCCTCGCCGGCCAGTCCTTCGATTTCGCGCTTCTCGATGTCAATTTGGGAGACGAGACGAGTTTCGGGATTGCCGACCGATTGGCAGCCGCAGGCGTTCCCTTCGTGTTTGCCACGGGTTACGGCGAAGGGATCGCCCAGGCGAATAGCCACTCGGGCGCACCCGTCTTGCAGAAACCCTATACGACCGAAGGCATAACCGATCTCCTCGCCCGGGTGGAGCTTCCCAAGAGGAAATAA
- a CDS encoding ABC transporter ATP-binding protein: MQAPSVVSAKDLCLTYQANDGPVRALSDVNLDVRKGDFVSFIGPSGCGKTTFLRVIADLEKSTSGQISINGMTPEEARKARAYGYVFQAPALYPWRTIENNIALPLEIMGYGGADRTRRIAEALDLVGLSGFEKKFPWQLSGGMQQRASIARALAFDADLLLMDEPFGALDEIVRDHLNEELLKLWARTNKTICFVTHSIPEAVYLSTKIVVMSPRPGRVTDVIDTTLPAERPLDIRDTPEFLEIAHRVREGLRTGHSHEV; this comes from the coding sequence ATGCAAGCACCCTCCGTCGTATCCGCCAAGGATCTCTGTCTCACCTACCAGGCGAATGACGGCCCGGTGCGTGCCCTGAGCGATGTCAACCTCGACGTCCGCAAGGGCGATTTCGTTTCCTTCATCGGCCCGTCGGGCTGCGGCAAGACGACCTTCCTGCGCGTTATCGCCGATCTCGAGAAGAGTACGTCCGGCCAGATCTCGATCAACGGCATGACGCCGGAGGAAGCCCGCAAGGCCCGCGCCTACGGCTATGTCTTCCAGGCGCCGGCGCTCTATCCCTGGCGCACCATCGAGAACAACATCGCTCTGCCGCTGGAAATCATGGGTTACGGCGGCGCCGACCGGACAAGGCGCATCGCCGAGGCGCTCGACCTCGTCGGCCTTTCCGGCTTCGAGAAGAAATTCCCCTGGCAGCTTTCCGGCGGCATGCAGCAGCGCGCCTCGATCGCCCGCGCGCTCGCCTTCGACGCCGACCTGCTTCTGATGGACGAGCCCTTCGGCGCGCTCGACGAGATCGTCCGCGACCACCTGAACGAAGAACTCTTGAAACTCTGGGCCCGCACCAACAAGACGATCTGTTTCGTCACCCACTCCATCCCCGAAGCGGTCTACCTCTCGACCAAGATCGTGGTCATGTCGCCGCGCCCCGGCCGTGTGACCGATGTCATCGATACAACGCTGCCGGCCGAGCGCCCGCTCGACATCCGCGACACCCCCGAATTCCTGGAGATCGCCCATCGCGTGCGCGAGGGGCTGAGGACGGGGCATAGCCATGAGGTTTAG
- a CDS encoding Zn-dependent hydrolase, whose translation MVAAPGENMRVNGDRLWDSLMDMAKIGPGIAGGNNRQTLTDADAEGRSLFKTWCDEASLTMGVDRMGTMFATRPGTDPDALPVYVGSHLDTQPTGGKYDGVLGVLSALEVVRTMNDLGIKTKHPIVVTNWTNEEGARFAPAMLASGVFAGVHSLDFAYNRRDPEGNLFGDELKRIGWVGDEEVGARKMHAYFEYHIEQGPILEAEDKQIGVVTHCQGLWWLEFTLTGKEAHTGSTPMNMRVNAGLAMSRILEMVQGVAMGEQPGAVGGVGQVFFSPNSRNVLPGKVVFTVDIRSPDKAKLDRMRAKIEAEAPKICDALGVGCSIEAIGHFEPVTFDEKLVTAVRSAAEHLGYSHMNIISGAGHDACWAAKVAPATMVMCPCVGGLSHNEAEEISKEWATAGADVLFHAVVETAEIVV comes from the coding sequence ATGGTGGCAGCACCAGGCGAGAACATGCGCGTCAATGGCGACCGTCTCTGGGACAGTCTCATGGACATGGCGAAAATCGGCCCCGGCATTGCCGGCGGCAACAACCGCCAGACGCTGACGGATGCCGATGCCGAGGGCCGCAGCCTTTTCAAGACATGGTGCGACGAAGCGAGCCTCACCATGGGCGTCGACCGCATGGGCACGATGTTCGCCACTCGCCCCGGCACCGATCCCGATGCCCTGCCCGTCTATGTCGGCTCGCACCTCGACACCCAGCCGACCGGCGGCAAATATGACGGCGTACTCGGCGTGCTCTCAGCGCTCGAAGTCGTGCGCACGATGAACGATCTCGGAATCAAGACCAAGCACCCGATCGTCGTCACCAACTGGACGAACGAGGAAGGCGCGCGTTTCGCCCCGGCCATGCTCGCCTCGGGCGTCTTCGCCGGCGTGCACAGCCTTGATTTCGCCTATAACCGCAGGGATCCCGAAGGCAATCTCTTCGGCGACGAGCTGAAGCGCATCGGCTGGGTCGGCGACGAAGAGGTCGGCGCCCGCAAGATGCACGCCTATTTCGAGTATCACATCGAGCAGGGGCCGATCCTCGAAGCCGAAGACAAGCAGATCGGCGTCGTCACACACTGTCAGGGCCTGTGGTGGCTGGAATTCACGCTGACCGGCAAGGAAGCCCATACCGGCTCGACGCCGATGAACATGCGCGTCAATGCCGGCCTTGCCATGTCGCGCATCCTGGAAATGGTTCAGGGGGTGGCGATGGGCGAACAGCCGGGCGCCGTCGGCGGCGTCGGCCAGGTGTTCTTCTCGCCGAATTCGCGCAACGTCCTGCCGGGCAAGGTGGTCTTCACCGTCGACATCCGCTCGCCCGACAAGGCCAAGCTCGACCGCATGCGGGCAAAGATTGAGGCGGAAGCGCCGAAGATCTGCGACGCCCTAGGTGTCGGCTGTTCCATCGAGGCGATCGGCCATTTCGAGCCGGTCACCTTCGACGAAAAGCTGGTCACGGCCGTTCGCTCTGCCGCCGAACACCTCGGTTACAGCCACATGAACATTATCTCCGGCGCCGGCCACGACGCCTGCTGGGCCGCCAAGGTCGCCCCCGCCACCATGGTCATGTGCCCCTGTGTCGGCGGGCTTAGCCACAATGAGGCGGAAGAGATCTCCAAGGAATGGGCGACGGCTGGTGCCGATGTACTGTTCCACGCGGTGGTCGAGACGGCGGAGATCGTGGTGTGA
- the hydA gene encoding dihydropyrimidinase, translated as MTTVIKNGTIVTADLTYKADVKIDGGKIIEIGPNLSGDETLDASGCYVMPGGIDPHTHLEMPFMGTYSSDDFESGTRAALSGGTTMVVDFALPAPGQSLLEALTMWDNKSTRANCDYSFHMAVTWWSEQVFKEMETIVRDKGINTFKHFMAYKGALMVDDDEMFASFQRCAELGALPLVHAENGDVVASMSAKLLAEGNNGPEAHAYSRPAEVEGEATNRAIMIADMAGCPVYIVHTSCEQAHEAIRRARSKGMRVYGEPLIQHLTLDESEYSNPDWDHAARRVMSPPFRSKQHQDSLWAGLASGSLQVVATDHCAFTTAQKRFGVGDFTKIPNGTGGLEDRMPMLWTHGVNTGRLTMNEFVAVTSTNIAKILNIYPKKGAILVGADADIVVWDPNRSKVISSKTQQSAIDYNVFEGKEVIGLPRYTLTRGVVAIEESTIKTREGHGEFVRREPVTAVSKALSTWKEITSPRKVERSGIPATGV; from the coding sequence ATGACCACAGTCATCAAGAACGGCACCATCGTCACGGCCGACCTCACCTATAAGGCTGACGTCAAGATCGACGGCGGCAAGATCATCGAGATTGGTCCGAACCTCTCGGGCGACGAGACGCTCGATGCCTCCGGATGTTATGTCATGCCCGGCGGCATCGATCCGCACACCCATCTCGAAATGCCCTTCATGGGCACCTATTCCTCCGACGATTTCGAGAGCGGCACGCGGGCGGCCCTTTCCGGCGGTACGACCATGGTCGTTGATTTCGCCCTTCCCGCCCCCGGCCAGTCGCTGCTCGAAGCGCTGACGATGTGGGACAACAAATCGACCCGCGCCAATTGCGACTATTCCTTCCATATGGCGGTCACCTGGTGGAGCGAACAGGTCTTCAAGGAAATGGAGACCATCGTCCGCGACAAGGGCATCAACACCTTCAAGCACTTCATGGCCTACAAAGGCGCGCTGATGGTGGATGACGACGAGATGTTCGCCTCCTTCCAGCGCTGCGCCGAACTCGGCGCCCTGCCGCTGGTGCACGCCGAAAACGGCGATGTCGTCGCCTCGATGTCGGCTAAGCTGCTCGCCGAGGGCAATAACGGCCCCGAGGCGCATGCCTATTCGCGCCCAGCCGAGGTTGAAGGCGAGGCCACCAACCGCGCCATCATGATTGCAGACATGGCCGGCTGCCCGGTTTACATCGTCCACACCTCCTGCGAACAGGCGCACGAGGCGATTCGCCGCGCCCGCTCCAAGGGCATGCGCGTTTACGGTGAACCGCTGATCCAGCACCTCACGCTCGACGAAAGCGAATATTCCAATCCGGATTGGGATCACGCCGCCCGCCGCGTCATGTCGCCCCCCTTCCGCAGCAAGCAGCATCAGGACTCGCTCTGGGCCGGGCTTGCCTCCGGTTCGTTGCAGGTGGTCGCAACCGACCATTGCGCCTTCACCACGGCGCAGAAACGTTTCGGCGTCGGCGACTTCACCAAGATCCCGAATGGCACAGGCGGCCTCGAAGACCGCATGCCGATGCTCTGGACACATGGCGTCAACACCGGCCGGCTGACGATGAACGAGTTCGTCGCCGTTACCTCGACCAACATCGCCAAGATCCTCAACATCTATCCGAAAAAGGGCGCGATCCTCGTCGGCGCCGATGCGGACATTGTCGTGTGGGACCCGAACCGTTCGAAGGTTATCTCGTCGAAGACGCAACAGTCGGCGATCGACTACAACGTTTTCGAAGGCAAGGAAGTGATCGGCCTGCCCCGCTACACGCTGACCCGCGGCGTGGTGGCGATCGAGGAAAGCACGATCAAGACTCGTGAGGGCCATGGCGAGTTCGTCAGGCGCGAACCGGTCACAGCCGTCAGCAAGGCTTTGTCGACCTGGAAGGAGATCACCTCTCCGCGCAAGGTGGAGCGCTCGGGCATTCCGGCAACCGGCGTATGA
- a CDS encoding ABC transporter permease: MKPDTFKNKIIPVATILLALVALWYVAAVLMNAPFQRDMDSRAGATPTTWEFIGKTLAQPKPILPAPHQVVQNVYENTVLRKLSSNRSLVYHSWVTLSSTLLGFGFGMLLGILLAVLIVHNRAMDRSLMPWLVASQTIPILAIAPMIVIISYNVLTGDNALAHLLNLDSDASRLVSKALISTYLSFFPVAVGMVKGLRSPEIMHLDLMRTYNASPMQTFWKLRVPASIPFLFTSMKVAIAASLVGAIVGELPTGATAGIGSKLLAGSYYSQTIDIWAALVAGSLLAGILVAIVGLAGKMVDRAMGGRPA, translated from the coding sequence GTGAAACCAGACACCTTCAAAAACAAAATCATCCCCGTCGCCACCATCCTGCTCGCCCTCGTCGCCCTCTGGTATGTCGCAGCCGTCCTGATGAATGCGCCGTTCCAGCGCGACATGGACAGTCGCGCTGGCGCAACGCCAACCACTTGGGAATTCATCGGCAAGACGCTCGCCCAGCCGAAGCCGATTCTGCCGGCGCCGCATCAGGTGGTGCAGAACGTCTATGAAAATACTGTCCTGCGAAAACTTTCGAGCAACCGCAGCCTCGTCTATCATAGCTGGGTGACGCTTTCCTCCACCCTGCTCGGCTTTGGCTTCGGCATGCTGCTCGGCATACTCCTAGCCGTGCTGATCGTGCATAACCGTGCCATGGACCGGTCGCTGATGCCCTGGTTGGTGGCGAGCCAGACCATACCGATCCTCGCCATCGCGCCGATGATCGTCATCATCTCCTACAACGTGCTGACCGGCGACAACGCGCTGGCGCATCTCCTGAACCTCGATTCAGACGCCTCCCGCCTTGTCTCCAAGGCGTTGATCTCGACTTACCTCTCCTTCTTTCCCGTCGCCGTCGGCATGGTGAAGGGGTTGCGGTCGCCTGAAATTATGCATCTCGACCTGATGCGCACCTATAACGCCAGCCCAATGCAGACCTTCTGGAAACTTCGCGTTCCGGCCTCGATCCCCTTCCTCTTCACCTCGATGAAGGTCGCGATCGCCGCAAGCCTCGTCGGTGCCATTGTCGGCGAGCTGCCGACGGGTGCGACCGCCGGCATCGGTTCCAAACTGCTTGCCGGCTCCTATTACAGTCAGACCATCGACATCTGGGCAGCCCTGGTCGCCGGGTCGCTGCTGGCGGGGATCCTGGTTGCAATCGTCGGACTTGCCGGCAAGATGGTTGATCGCGCCATGGGCGGGAGACCGGCATGA
- a CDS encoding cupin domain-containing protein, whose translation MDATSKPTCHIIRPNHAYDGKQGLSYFQGIAAETVGAKGICMHLLTIPPGVRAKAHLHEAHETAIYVLSGEAHTWYGDRLEHHVITHAGELFYIPAGVPHMPANLSSTPCTAVIARTDPHEQESVVLLPELDALVPA comes from the coding sequence ATGGACGCCACATCAAAACCCACCTGCCACATCATTCGACCCAACCATGCCTATGACGGCAAGCAGGGGCTCAGCTATTTCCAAGGCATAGCGGCCGAAACCGTCGGCGCCAAAGGCATCTGCATGCACCTGCTGACGATCCCGCCCGGCGTGCGGGCCAAGGCGCATCTGCATGAAGCGCACGAAACAGCGATCTACGTGCTCTCCGGCGAGGCCCATACCTGGTACGGCGATCGGCTGGAACATCACGTCATTACCCATGCGGGGGAACTGTTCTATATCCCGGCCGGTGTGCCGCACATGCCGGCGAACCTCAGCAGCACGCCCTGCACGGCGGTCATCGCGCGCACCGATCCGCACGAGCAGGAAAGCGTCGTGCTTCTGCCGGAACTCGACGCGTTGGTGCCGGCGTGA
- a CDS encoding endonuclease domain-containing protein: MSAAAPGAPSSDPSGHLLPAGEKGMADVAACPFSPRGEGARRADEGAPGATKVIKQDIRKHRPAKTAQARQLRQNETEEEYHLWGDLRARRLNGYKFARQVPLGPFIVDFLCRERRLIVEVDGFQHAENVTDQWRTEWLNANGYSVLRFWNQEVSRERRSALETILAALEGRLEASKGTLSFYSPGESKEKKRERS; the protein is encoded by the coding sequence ATGTCTGCTGCAGCACCCGGAGCCCCCTCATCCGACCCTTCGGGCCACCTTCTCCCCGCTGGGGAGAAGGGAATGGCGGACGTCGCGGCTTGTCCCTTCTCCCCTCGGGGAGAAGGTGCCCGAAGGGCGGATGAGGGGGCTCCGGGCGCGACAAAAGTTATCAAACAGGATATCCGCAAACATCGTCCGGCCAAAACAGCACAAGCTCGACAGCTCCGTCAAAACGAAACCGAAGAAGAATACCATCTCTGGGGCGACCTGCGCGCCCGCCGCTTGAACGGTTATAAATTTGCAAGGCAAGTTCCGCTCGGCCCGTTCATTGTCGATTTCCTCTGTCGCGAAAGACGATTGATCGTCGAAGTCGATGGCTTCCAGCATGCCGAAAACGTCACCGATCAATGGCGAACCGAATGGCTCAATGCGAATGGCTATTCGGTCCTGCGCTTCTGGAATCAGGAAGTCTCTCGCGAAAGACGCTCGGCACTCGAAACAATACTGGCAGCATTAGAAGGCCGGCTTGAAGCCAGCAAGGGAACGCTCAGCTTCTATTCACCAGGCGAATCCAAAGAAAAGAAGAGGGAACGATCATGA
- a CDS encoding ABC transporter substrate-binding protein encodes MKKLMVAMVASAMSLAAAHAMAADKVVLQLKWVTQSQFAGYYVAKDKGFYKEEGLDVDIKPGGPDIAPEQVIAGGGADVIVDWMGGALVAREKGVPLVNIAQPYQKSGLQMICRKDGPVKTEADFKGHTLGVWFFGNEYPFFAWMNKLGLSTDGGPNGVTVLKQSFDVQPLVQKQADCISVMTYNEYWQAIDAGFKPEELTVFNYTEMGNDLLEDGLYAMEDKLKDPAFKEKMVKFVRASMKGWKYATENPDEAAEIVVDNGGQDENHQKRMMGEVAKLVGDGSGKLDEALYARTAKALLDQKIISKEPAGAWTHEITDAASK; translated from the coding sequence ATGAAAAAGTTGATGGTTGCAATGGTGGCAAGCGCCATGTCGCTGGCCGCTGCTCATGCGATGGCCGCCGACAAGGTGGTGCTGCAGCTAAAATGGGTCACACAGAGCCAGTTCGCCGGTTATTACGTCGCCAAGGACAAGGGTTTCTACAAGGAAGAAGGCCTCGACGTCGACATCAAGCCGGGCGGTCCCGACATCGCCCCCGAGCAGGTGATAGCCGGCGGCGGCGCCGATGTTATCGTCGACTGGATGGGCGGCGCCCTGGTTGCACGCGAAAAGGGCGTTCCGCTCGTCAACATTGCCCAACCCTACCAGAAGTCCGGCTTGCAAATGATCTGCCGGAAGGACGGCCCCGTTAAGACCGAGGCCGATTTCAAGGGCCATACGCTCGGCGTCTGGTTCTTCGGCAACGAATATCCGTTCTTCGCCTGGATGAATAAGCTCGGCCTATCCACGGATGGCGGCCCGAACGGCGTCACCGTGCTGAAGCAGAGCTTCGACGTCCAGCCGCTCGTCCAGAAGCAGGCCGACTGCATCTCCGTCATGACCTATAATGAATACTGGCAGGCGATCGATGCCGGTTTCAAGCCGGAGGAACTGACGGTCTTCAACTATACCGAGATGGGCAACGATCTTCTGGAAGACGGCCTGTATGCGATGGAAGACAAGCTGAAGGATCCGGCCTTCAAGGAGAAGATGGTCAAGTTCGTTCGCGCCTCGATGAAGGGCTGGAAATATGCGACCGAAAACCCGGACGAGGCGGCCGAGATCGTCGTCGACAACGGCGGCCAGGACGAAAACCATCAGAAGCGGATGATGGGCGAAGTCGCTAAGCTCGTCGGCGACGGCTCCGGCAAGCTGGACGAAGCGCTCTACGCCCGCACTGCAAAGGCGCTGCTCGACCAGAAGATCATTAGCAAGGAGCCCGCAGGCGCCTGGACCCACGAGATCACAGACGCGGCTTCCAAGTAA
- a CDS encoding ABC transporter permease, protein MRHLSFSWQGVVALLLCLLALTSLPLLAEGAAQPLTDGMASLVFIIIIAAALLSFAPQPPAYRATVLFIGAHGAAWMLLSALSGNEGMATRAFFLLLFACWLLAWRCVTELSNQQPVTSFGKSAFELLIPAIFGAWILILWEAITRGAGVPFILLPPPSAIGARIMASLPILGDDVRQTIFKAVLIGYIIGCLAGFAVAVLADRIAFLRRGLLPIGNMVSALPIIGIAPVMVMWFGFDWPSKAAVVIIMTFFPMLVNTVAGLAASGSMERDLMRTYAASDWQTLLKLKLPAAMPFIFNALKINSTLALIGAIVAEFFGTPIVGMGFRISTEIGRMNVDMVWAEIAVAALAGSIFYGIIALTERAVTFWHPSIRGG, encoded by the coding sequence ATGAGACATCTGAGCTTCTCCTGGCAGGGCGTCGTCGCCCTCCTCCTCTGCCTCTTGGCGCTGACGAGCCTACCGCTTCTGGCCGAGGGCGCGGCGCAACCCTTGACGGACGGCATGGCAAGCCTCGTCTTCATCATCATCATTGCGGCCGCCCTCCTGTCTTTCGCGCCGCAGCCACCGGCCTACCGCGCCACCGTGCTGTTTATCGGCGCGCATGGCGCTGCCTGGATGCTGCTTTCGGCTCTTTCCGGCAATGAAGGCATGGCGACGCGGGCGTTCTTTTTGCTGCTCTTCGCCTGCTGGCTGCTTGCCTGGCGCTGCGTCACGGAGCTGTCGAACCAGCAGCCCGTCACCAGCTTCGGAAAGTCGGCGTTTGAGCTGCTGATCCCGGCGATCTTCGGCGCCTGGATTCTCATCCTCTGGGAGGCGATCACGCGTGGCGCCGGCGTCCCCTTCATTCTGCTGCCGCCTCCGAGCGCGATCGGCGCGCGCATCATGGCCTCGCTGCCGATCCTTGGTGACGACGTCAGGCAGACGATCTTCAAGGCAGTGCTGATCGGTTATATCATTGGCTGCCTCGCCGGCTTCGCGGTGGCGGTTCTGGCCGACCGCATCGCCTTCCTGCGCCGCGGTCTGCTGCCGATCGGCAATATGGTATCTGCTCTACCGATCATCGGCATCGCACCCGTCATGGTCATGTGGTTCGGCTTCGACTGGCCGTCCAAGGCCGCCGTCGTCATCATCATGACCTTCTTCCCGATGCTGGTGAACACCGTCGCGGGCCTTGCCGCCTCCGGCAGCATGGAGCGCGACCTGATGCGCACCTATGCCGCGAGCGACTGGCAGACGCTGCTCAAGCTTAAGCTGCCGGCAGCGATGCCCTTCATTTTCAACGCCCTGAAGATCAACTCGACGCTAGCGCTGATTGGTGCCATCGTTGCCGAATTCTTCGGGACGCCGATCGTCGGCATGGGCTTCCGCATCTCCACCGAGATCGGCCGCATGAATGTCGACATGGTCTGGGCGGAAATCGCTGTTGCGGCGCTGGCCGGCTCGATCTTCTATGGCATCATCGCCCTCACCGAACGGGCGGTGACGTTCTGGCATCCGTCTATCCGTGGTGGCTAG